Proteins from a genomic interval of Halomonas alkaliantarctica:
- a CDS encoding response regulator transcription factor, which produces MTTDQARVLVIDDEPHIRHFLRISLSSQGFQVIEAASGREGLEKLNANALTANADIVLLDLGLPDMDGQQVLDSIRQYSEVPVIIVSVRGHEAEKVRALDNGASDYVTKPFGIQELLARIRALLRRRASPNAQRFQHGGLLVDLAAYQVSLHGEAIHLTPKEFAVLAQLIASAGRVVTQTQLLRQIWGPTHQEDTHYLRIVVSKLRQKLGDDPQTPTLLQTEPGIGYRLSLEPDSEDKTA; this is translated from the coding sequence ATGACCACTGATCAAGCGCGTGTATTAGTCATTGATGACGAGCCACACATTCGCCATTTTTTGCGTATCAGCCTCTCCTCTCAAGGGTTTCAGGTGATTGAGGCGGCCAGTGGTCGTGAAGGGTTGGAAAAACTCAATGCTAATGCCCTCACCGCTAATGCCGACATCGTTTTGCTGGATCTTGGTCTGCCAGACATGGATGGACAGCAAGTGCTTGATTCGATCCGCCAGTATAGCGAGGTACCCGTGATCATTGTTTCGGTGCGCGGTCATGAGGCTGAAAAAGTGCGCGCCCTGGATAACGGGGCGAGCGACTACGTTACCAAGCCCTTCGGCATTCAAGAGCTGTTGGCACGTATTCGAGCCCTATTAAGGCGGCGCGCCAGCCCAAACGCCCAGCGTTTCCAGCATGGTGGTTTGTTAGTCGACCTGGCCGCTTACCAGGTGAGCTTGCACGGCGAGGCCATTCATCTGACGCCTAAAGAGTTCGCCGTTCTCGCCCAACTGATTGCCTCCGCTGGGCGAGTGGTCACGCAAACCCAACTATTGCGACAGATATGGGGCCCAACCCACCAGGAGGATACGCACTACTTGCGCATCGTGGTGAGCAAACTGCGTCAAAAGCTCGGTGACGACCCCCAGACCCCCACCCTACTGCAAACTGAACCCGGCATTGGTTACCGACTCTCCCTTGAGCCTGACAGTGAGGACAAGACCGCATGA
- the trkA gene encoding Trk system potassium transporter TrkA, whose translation MKIIILGAGQVGGTLAEHLAREENDITVVDTDAKKLRDLHTKLDIRTVTGAGSYPIVLRQAGCEDADMLIAVTSSDEINMIACQVAHTLFRTPTKIARVRATAYLTRKGLFAHEAIPIDVLISPEQVVTDHVRRLIEHPGALQVLEFAGGLVQLVAVKAFYGGPLVGQDLAFLRHHMPNVDTRVAAIYRRDRPIIPRGDTVIEADDEVFFLAARRDIRAVMSELRRVERDFRRVVIAGGGNIGERLAEHLEHSHQVKIIEHSLERCTTLSERLDRTVVLHGSATSKRLLEEENIEECDIFCALTNDDEVNIMSSLLAKRLGAKKVLTLINNAAYVDLVQGGEIDIAISPQQATIGSLLTHVRRGDIVNVHSLRRGAAEAIEAIAHGDKQSSKVVGRTIREIDLPDGTTIGAIVRGKEVIIAHGEVMVESGDHVILFVVDKRRIRDVERLFQVGLTFF comes from the coding sequence ATGAAAATCATTATTCTCGGCGCCGGCCAGGTCGGCGGCACACTGGCAGAACACCTCGCCCGCGAGGAGAACGACATTACGGTCGTGGACACCGACGCCAAAAAACTGCGCGACCTGCACACCAAGCTCGATATCCGCACCGTCACCGGGGCGGGCTCCTACCCCATTGTGTTGCGCCAGGCAGGCTGCGAAGACGCCGATATGTTGATCGCGGTGACCAGCAGCGACGAGATCAATATGATCGCCTGCCAGGTCGCCCATACGCTGTTTCGCACCCCGACCAAAATTGCCCGGGTACGCGCCACGGCGTACTTAACCCGTAAAGGGCTTTTCGCCCATGAAGCTATCCCCATTGATGTGCTGATCAGCCCCGAGCAGGTAGTCACCGACCATGTGCGCCGCTTGATCGAGCACCCCGGTGCCCTGCAGGTACTCGAGTTTGCCGGTGGCTTGGTACAGCTGGTCGCGGTGAAAGCGTTCTACGGTGGCCCGCTGGTGGGTCAGGATTTGGCTTTTCTGCGCCACCACATGCCCAACGTGGATACTCGCGTGGCCGCCATTTACCGCCGTGACCGGCCGATTATCCCTCGCGGAGACACCGTCATCGAGGCTGACGACGAGGTGTTCTTCCTCGCCGCTCGCCGGGATATTCGCGCGGTGATGAGCGAGCTACGCCGTGTCGAGCGAGATTTTCGCCGGGTGGTGATCGCCGGGGGTGGCAATATCGGTGAGCGGCTGGCGGAGCATTTGGAGCACAGCCATCAGGTCAAGATTATCGAGCACAGCCTGGAGCGCTGCACCACGCTGTCTGAGCGGCTGGATCGCACCGTGGTGCTCCACGGCAGTGCCACCAGCAAGCGCTTGCTGGAAGAGGAGAATATCGAAGAGTGCGATATCTTCTGCGCGCTGACCAACGACGACGAGGTCAATATCATGTCGTCGCTGCTCGCCAAGCGCTTGGGCGCCAAGAAGGTGCTGACACTGATTAACAACGCCGCTTATGTGGATTTAGTCCAGGGCGGCGAGATCGATATCGCCATTTCCCCCCAACAGGCGACCATCGGCAGCCTGCTGACCCACGTGCGCCGGGGCGATATTGTCAACGTTCACTCGCTGCGCCGAGGCGCCGCCGAGGCCATTGAAGCCATCGCCCACGGCGATAAGCAGTCGTCTAAGGTGGTCGGCCGTACGATCCGCGAGATTGACCTGCCCGACGGCACCACCATCGGTGCGATTGTGCGCGGCAAGGAAGTCATCATCGCCCACGGCGAGGTGATGGTGGAGAGCGGCGACCACGTGATTCTATTCGTGGTCGACAAGCGCCGCATTCGCGATGTGGAGCGCCTGTTCCAAGTTGGCTTGACGTTCTTTTAA
- a CDS encoding anti-sigma factor, with protein sequence MTRPNDHEHEDDHALAGEYVLGTLSLEQRKALEARLANEPELQKAVMAWEERFLPYTDITDPVTPSDYLWPRIQRSLASREALAKRAGAATTVPPRPRRMLHSLPLWRGVAGFGLAAALVLGVMLTNQVTEPAISTTPEYMVVLLAPQTQSAGWVVQASSRQEIELIPLGTFAVPEGKALEFWTKADEWQAPVSLGLVEPGQPIRMRLDQLPPLEDNQLFELTLEDETGSATGLPTGPIEFIGRAVEI encoded by the coding sequence ATGACCCGCCCAAATGATCACGAACATGAAGATGACCATGCCTTGGCGGGTGAATACGTGCTGGGTACATTGTCGTTAGAGCAGCGCAAAGCGCTGGAAGCTCGGTTAGCCAATGAGCCTGAACTGCAAAAAGCCGTAATGGCTTGGGAAGAGCGCTTCTTGCCCTATACCGATATCACCGATCCGGTAACGCCCTCTGATTATTTATGGCCGCGAATTCAGCGCAGCCTAGCGTCACGTGAAGCGCTTGCTAAGCGTGCTGGAGCTGCCACTACCGTGCCGCCAAGACCCCGTCGTATGCTGCACAGCCTGCCGCTTTGGCGCGGCGTCGCCGGGTTTGGCTTAGCGGCGGCGTTAGTATTGGGCGTAATGCTGACCAATCAAGTAACTGAGCCGGCTATTTCAACTACGCCCGAGTACATGGTGGTTCTGCTGGCGCCGCAAACCCAATCAGCTGGCTGGGTAGTTCAGGCATCATCGCGCCAGGAAATTGAGCTGATCCCGCTGGGCACCTTCGCAGTACCCGAAGGTAAAGCGCTAGAGTTCTGGACCAAAGCCGATGAGTGGCAGGCACCGGTATCACTGGGTTTAGTGGAGCCTGGCCAGCCAATTCGGATGCGCTTAGACCAACTGCCGCCGCTTGAAGATAACCAGCTATTCGAGCTAACGCTGGAAGACGAAACCGGTTCAGCTACCGGCTTGCCCACAGGGCCCATTGAGTTTATTGGTCGCGCGGTCGAGATTTAG
- a CDS encoding sigma-70 family RNA polymerase sigma factor — MSSEFDHAAAIANCARGKHDALHQLYVHESARLLGVVIRIVKDRGMAEDIVHDACLNIWQRADSFDPDKGSARAWIFSIARHLALNAIRYRDREITFDSSAPTELDHDEHFQHASVVDEAFDWQTGQRIDSCLEALEPERRNCVLHAYVDGLSHAEIAAHTGAPLGTVKAWIKRSLLRLRECMA, encoded by the coding sequence GTGTCTTCAGAATTTGATCATGCTGCGGCAATAGCCAACTGTGCCCGTGGCAAGCATGACGCTTTGCACCAACTCTATGTCCATGAGAGCGCCCGACTATTAGGCGTGGTCATAAGAATCGTTAAAGATCGTGGTATGGCCGAAGATATTGTCCACGATGCGTGCCTCAATATTTGGCAGCGTGCCGATAGTTTTGACCCCGATAAAGGCTCTGCCCGAGCGTGGATATTCAGTATCGCGCGCCATTTGGCTTTAAACGCCATTCGTTACCGTGATCGCGAGATCACGTTTGACAGTAGTGCCCCCACCGAATTAGATCATGACGAACATTTTCAGCACGCCTCCGTTGTCGACGAAGCCTTCGATTGGCAAACCGGGCAACGGATTGATAGCTGTTTGGAAGCGCTTGAGCCCGAGCGGCGTAACTGCGTACTACACGCCTATGTCGATGGCCTCAGTCACGCGGAAATTGCTGCGCATACCGGCGCGCCGCTGGGAACCGTTAAAGCCTGGATCAAACGCAGCTTGCTGCGCCTACGGGAGTGTATGGCATGA
- a CDS encoding DUF3455 domain-containing protein: MTLHHLTRATLAATLIASFSHAALAETPADVQVPDGNTIALETVGVGAITYMCETKDDGNMGWVFKGPHAALNDSDGSQVGSYYGPPATWEALDGSKITGTQLATAANGDGNIPLQLVEANPAEGEGAMTGVSYIQRLNTQGGVAPDVACDMDHDGATAVVTYQADYIFWTAE, encoded by the coding sequence ATGACACTTCACCATCTAACGCGCGCTACCTTGGCCGCTACACTGATTGCATCCTTCAGTCATGCCGCTCTGGCTGAAACGCCTGCGGATGTCCAGGTACCGGATGGCAACACCATCGCCCTCGAAACAGTTGGCGTTGGCGCTATTACTTACATGTGCGAAACCAAAGACGACGGCAACATGGGTTGGGTATTTAAAGGCCCCCACGCTGCGCTCAATGATAGCGATGGCAGCCAGGTTGGTAGCTACTACGGCCCGCCAGCCACCTGGGAAGCGTTGGACGGTTCAAAAATCACCGGCACCCAGCTAGCCACCGCCGCCAATGGCGATGGCAATATTCCGCTCCAGCTAGTTGAAGCCAACCCCGCTGAAGGCGAGGGCGCTATGACCGGCGTTAGCTATATTCAGCGTCTGAACACCCAAGGCGGTGTCGCGCCAGATGTGGCCTGTGATATGGATCACGACGGTGCCACCGCAGTAGTTACCTACCAGGCGGACTATATCTTCTGGACTGCTGAATAA
- a CDS encoding carbohydrate porin: MHKMTFKTPLAIAIAAASLGMSGLASAQMTMEQRFAELEARIEAAEQRADAAERRAAIAEQSQLTAVATESDAEIEERLARVERYADGEEGFSFNVYARSGLLIGEDGKSENAGPYLTPAGGEGGAVGRLGNEPDTYAEAIFNYRMQFDNGAKALYRTMIADGTTSSNDWTGGDSDINVRQVFAEFSDLPSFTGAFENASIWAGKRFDRDNFDIHWLDSDVIFLAGTGGGIYDMQLADNWKSNLSIYGRSFADYPIVDRENPGLEGDTDNLILTSNNYFGNWQWMVNGMSAADNNERDIDVGQTAADTGFHTMIAYHGDSFFGMGEGNFKAAVLHGQGLGAETKSLGSRGDLTDDATATRLALYGTTYIAPQWRIAPSILAETSEDRYVQGDKYNWAGLNVRLANELTQNFEMQYEAGYQWMDLDPQGYSGRNAVDGGFSKFTIAPTFKPEVGGFWQRPEIRLFTTFSDWDDDLNNYGASSLGNEGFTGGQWTFGVQSEVWF, encoded by the coding sequence ATGCATAAAATGACATTTAAAACGCCGTTAGCCATTGCGATTGCCGCCGCCAGCTTAGGGATGAGTGGTCTTGCCTCGGCACAGATGACCATGGAGCAACGCTTTGCCGAGCTGGAAGCCCGCATTGAAGCAGCTGAACAGCGCGCCGATGCCGCCGAGCGGCGTGCCGCGATTGCCGAGCAGTCTCAGTTGACCGCCGTGGCGACAGAGAGCGACGCTGAGATCGAAGAGCGTCTGGCACGGGTGGAGCGTTACGCCGATGGTGAAGAAGGGTTCTCGTTTAACGTATATGCACGTTCAGGCCTGCTGATTGGCGAAGATGGTAAAAGCGAAAATGCTGGCCCTTACCTGACACCCGCGGGTGGAGAGGGTGGCGCCGTTGGCCGTTTAGGCAATGAGCCGGACACCTACGCCGAAGCGATTTTCAACTACCGCATGCAGTTCGATAACGGCGCCAAAGCGCTTTACCGCACCATGATTGCTGACGGCACGACCTCCAGCAATGATTGGACCGGCGGCGATTCGGATATCAACGTGCGCCAGGTATTTGCCGAATTCAGCGACCTTCCCAGCTTCACCGGCGCATTTGAAAACGCCTCGATCTGGGCCGGTAAGCGCTTTGACCGCGATAACTTCGACATTCATTGGCTCGATAGTGACGTGATTTTCCTGGCTGGTACCGGTGGCGGTATCTACGACATGCAGTTGGCAGACAACTGGAAGTCTAACCTGTCGATTTATGGCCGGAGCTTTGCCGACTACCCAATCGTTGACCGTGAGAACCCCGGTCTTGAAGGCGATACCGACAACCTGATCCTGACCTCCAACAACTACTTCGGCAACTGGCAGTGGATGGTCAACGGTATGTCCGCTGCAGACAACAACGAGCGCGATATCGACGTCGGCCAAACCGCAGCCGATACCGGTTTCCACACCATGATCGCCTATCACGGCGATAGCTTCTTCGGCATGGGTGAGGGTAACTTCAAGGCGGCCGTGCTGCATGGTCAAGGGCTGGGTGCCGAAACCAAAAGCCTAGGCTCGCGAGGTGATCTTACCGACGATGCCACCGCTACGCGTCTAGCGCTTTACGGTACTACTTATATCGCCCCGCAGTGGCGCATCGCTCCCTCTATTTTGGCTGAAACCAGTGAAGACCGTTATGTCCAGGGCGATAAGTACAACTGGGCAGGACTTAACGTGCGCCTAGCCAACGAATTAACGCAAAACTTTGAGATGCAGTACGAAGCGGGCTATCAGTGGATGGATCTTGATCCACAGGGTTACAGCGGTCGCAACGCGGTCGATGGTGGCTTCAGCAAGTTCACCATTGCGCCCACCTTCAAGCCTGAAGTCGGCGGTTTTTGGCAGCGTCCTGAGATTCGTCTGTTCACCACCTTTAGCGATTGGGATGACGACCTCAACAACTACGGCGCCAGCTCACTAGGCAACGAAGGCTTTACCGGTGGTCAGTGGACCTTCGGCGTTCAGAGCGAGGTGTGGTTCTAA
- a CDS encoding ABC transporter substrate-binding protein, whose product MKKTLITSAIAIASTLSVTSQAQAEELTISCGAVGAELTLCQEGVAAWEEKTGHSVDVVSTPNSSTERLSLYQQILSANSSDIDVMQIDVVWPGLLANHLLDLREVLGDDAAAGHFDTIVTNNTINERLVAMPWFTDAGVLYYREDLLEKYGHEAPTTWQELTEIAREIQNAERAAGKEGMQGYVFQGRAYEGLTVNALEWVASFGGGNVVETDGEISINNEHAAEALDLAASWIGDISPNGVLNYTEEEARGVFQSGGAVFMRNWPYAWALAQSEDSDVRGKVGVTQLPAGGENGQSAAGLGGWNLAVSRYSEHPELAADLVAFLTGEEEQKRRAIQASYNPTIDALYQDDEVLEAVPFFGTLYDTFVNAVARPSAPTGDAYGRVSNAFFSTTHDVLSGTKDGTQAVADLEDELARLKRRNW is encoded by the coding sequence ATGAAGAAGACTTTGATCACTAGTGCTATCGCAATAGCCAGCACGCTGAGCGTGACAAGCCAGGCGCAGGCTGAAGAGCTCACCATTTCTTGCGGCGCAGTAGGCGCGGAGCTAACGCTGTGCCAGGAAGGGGTCGCCGCCTGGGAGGAGAAAACCGGCCATAGCGTCGATGTAGTTTCAACGCCCAACTCCTCCACTGAGCGCCTTTCGCTCTACCAGCAGATTCTTTCGGCTAACTCCAGCGATATTGATGTGATGCAGATCGACGTGGTGTGGCCAGGTCTGCTCGCCAACCACCTGCTTGACCTGCGCGAAGTGCTTGGCGATGACGCCGCTGCCGGCCACTTTGACACCATCGTCACTAACAACACCATCAATGAACGCCTAGTCGCCATGCCCTGGTTCACCGATGCGGGGGTGCTCTACTACCGCGAAGATCTGTTAGAAAAATATGGCCATGAGGCGCCGACTACGTGGCAGGAGCTTACTGAGATTGCTCGCGAGATTCAAAATGCTGAACGCGCCGCAGGCAAAGAAGGTATGCAAGGCTATGTCTTCCAGGGGCGCGCCTATGAAGGTTTGACTGTTAACGCCCTTGAGTGGGTCGCGAGCTTTGGCGGTGGAAACGTCGTGGAAACCGACGGTGAAATTAGCATTAACAATGAGCACGCCGCCGAAGCACTCGACCTGGCCGCATCGTGGATTGGCGATATTTCACCTAACGGTGTGCTCAATTACACCGAAGAGGAAGCACGCGGTGTCTTCCAAAGCGGCGGCGCCGTATTTATGCGCAATTGGCCCTACGCCTGGGCGCTGGCCCAAAGCGAAGACAGCGACGTACGCGGCAAAGTGGGGGTTACGCAACTGCCCGCGGGTGGCGAAAATGGCCAAAGTGCCGCTGGCCTGGGCGGCTGGAACTTGGCGGTATCGCGCTACAGCGAACACCCCGAGCTGGCCGCCGATCTGGTCGCCTTCCTGACCGGTGAAGAGGAGCAGAAGCGTCGTGCCATACAGGCCTCTTATAACCCCACTATCGACGCCCTCTACCAGGACGACGAAGTACTCGAAGCGGTGCCCTTCTTTGGCACGCTTTACGACACTTTCGTTAACGCTGTTGCACGGCCCTCTGCCCCCACTGGCGATGCCTATGGCCGGGTGAGTAACGCCTTCTTCAGCACCACCCACGATGTGCTTTCCGGCACTAAAGATGGCACTCAAGCGGTCGCCGATCTTGAAGACGAGTTGGCTCGCCTGAAGCGTCGCAACTGGTAA
- a CDS encoding carbohydrate ABC transporter permease, producing MSTSIKHDDAPAGARSFTTKPRRGTKVRRQRVKAAWLFLAPMLIALTLVAGWPLVRTFFLSFTDASLSDLGAANLIGFENYLVYDDGSWYGVLADSVWWQSVWNTVYFSVVSVSLEVVFGVIVALILNAEFKGRVIVRAAVLIPWAIPTIVSAQMWAWMLNDQFGIINHLLMSVGIIDAPIAWTANAVYSMWAVIMVDVWKTIPFVALLVLAALQMLPKDCYEAAEVDGIHPLRVFFKVTLPLITPALMVAVIFRLLDALRVFDVIYVLTSNSTSTMSMSVYARQQLVEFQDVGYGSAASTLLFLIIALATVAYLYVGRKQIQLGGD from the coding sequence ATGTCGACCTCCATCAAGCATGATGACGCGCCCGCCGGGGCGCGTTCTTTCACTACCAAGCCGCGCCGGGGCACTAAGGTTCGTCGTCAGCGGGTCAAAGCCGCCTGGCTGTTTTTAGCCCCTATGCTGATTGCGTTAACCCTGGTGGCTGGCTGGCCGCTGGTGCGCACCTTTTTTCTTAGCTTTACCGATGCGTCGCTATCGGATTTAGGCGCCGCCAATCTGATTGGCTTCGAGAACTACCTTGTCTATGACGATGGCAGCTGGTATGGGGTACTGGCCGACTCGGTGTGGTGGCAGTCGGTATGGAACACCGTCTACTTTTCGGTGGTGTCGGTATCGCTGGAAGTAGTTTTCGGGGTGATTGTGGCGCTGATTTTGAACGCCGAGTTTAAGGGCCGCGTGATTGTGCGCGCGGCGGTGCTGATTCCCTGGGCAATCCCCACCATTGTTTCCGCGCAAATGTGGGCGTGGATGCTTAACGACCAGTTCGGCATCATCAATCACCTGCTAATGAGCGTTGGTATTATCGATGCCCCCATCGCCTGGACAGCGAACGCCGTCTACTCCATGTGGGCGGTGATTATGGTCGATGTGTGGAAAACCATTCCCTTCGTTGCGCTACTGGTGCTTGCTGCTCTGCAGATGCTGCCCAAGGATTGTTACGAGGCCGCCGAGGTAGACGGTATTCACCCGCTGCGGGTGTTCTTCAAAGTTACCCTACCGTTGATTACCCCGGCGTTAATGGTCGCGGTGATCTTCCGCCTGCTGGATGCGCTGAGGGTATTCGATGTTATTTACGTACTCACCTCCAACTCCACCAGCACCATGTCGATGTCGGTTTACGCCCGCCAACAGCTGGTCGAGTTTCAGGATGTCGGTTACGGCAGCGCCGCTTCTACCCTGCTGTTCTTGATCATTGCCCTGGCTACCGTGGCTTACCTCTACGTTGGGCGTAAACAAATCCAATTGGGAGGCGACTAA
- a CDS encoding carbohydrate ABC transporter permease: MNTRQLAKIAKRIGFWALIVLIMVYAVFPFYYAVVTSLKPSSDLFRVELWPSNWNFDNYISIFSQTSFLRAIFNSIVVAFSVVFIALLLGITASYALGRVRFRGRSTVLLVILGVSMFPQVAVLSGLFEVIRALNLYNNPAGLILSYTIFTLPFTVWVLTTFMKQLPMELEEAAIMDGATPWVTITKVFLPLMWPAMATTGLLAFIAAWNEFLFALTFTLTDTQRTVPVAIALLSGGSAYELPWGPIMAASVVVTVPLVVLVIIFQRRIVSGLTAGAVKG; this comes from the coding sequence ATGAATACTCGTCAGTTGGCCAAAATAGCCAAACGCATCGGGTTTTGGGCGCTGATTGTGCTGATTATGGTGTACGCCGTTTTCCCGTTCTACTACGCGGTAGTCACCTCGCTAAAACCGTCGAGCGACCTGTTCCGCGTTGAGCTTTGGCCTTCGAACTGGAACTTCGATAACTACATCAGCATTTTTAGCCAAACCAGCTTTCTGCGCGCTATTTTCAACTCCATTGTGGTGGCGTTTAGCGTGGTGTTTATTGCCCTGCTACTCGGCATTACCGCCTCTTACGCCCTGGGCCGGGTGCGCTTTCGGGGCCGCTCCACGGTACTGCTGGTGATTCTCGGGGTGTCGATGTTCCCCCAGGTAGCGGTGCTTTCCGGGCTTTTTGAGGTGATTCGTGCACTCAACCTCTATAACAACCCCGCCGGGCTGATTTTAAGCTACACCATCTTCACCCTGCCCTTCACCGTATGGGTATTGACCACCTTTATGAAACAGCTGCCCATGGAGCTGGAAGAGGCCGCCATTATGGACGGTGCCACACCCTGGGTGACGATTACGAAAGTATTTCTGCCGCTGATGTGGCCCGCCATGGCGACCACAGGCCTGCTGGCATTTATCGCCGCTTGGAACGAGTTTCTGTTTGCCCTCACCTTCACGCTGACCGACACCCAGCGCACGGTACCCGTCGCCATCGCGCTGCTGTCAGGTGGCAGTGCCTACGAACTGCCCTGGGGGCCAATTATGGCCGCTTCTGTGGTGGTCACGGTGCCACTGGTCGTATTAGTGATTATCTTCCAGCGCCGCATTGTGTCAGGCCTTACTGCAGGCGCCGTTAAAGGCTAA
- a CDS encoding alpha-glucosidase family protein, whose translation MSTMDSTMQDATTGQDNTTEQNNTLWWRGGVIYQIYPRSFMDSHGDGIGDLNGITQKLDYVASLKVDGIWLSPFFTSPMLDFGYDISDYRDVDPMFGTLEDFKALLAKAHSLGLKVMIDQVISHTSDQHAWFQESRQNRSNPKADWFVWADPKPDGTPPNNWLSIFGGPAWTFDSRRQQYYMHNFLTSQPDVNFHNPEARQAQLDNMRFWLELGVDGFRLDTVNFYFHDAELRDNPPVPKGEAKTLGAPDSNPYTWQRHVYDLSRPENLDFLKDLRALMDEYPGTTTVGEIGDDNPLERMAEYTAGGDKLHMAYTFDLLNTPHSARYIHEVLERFQRLAGDAWPCWATSNHDVVRSATRWGAGEDPTDYPKVALAMLCSLRGSVCLYQGEELGLPEADVPFERIQDPYGKVLWPEFKGRDGCRTPMPWNDSEHGGFSSVEPWLPMEASHRDMAVSRQQDDASSTLNALRNMLTFRRQHPALFDGDLTLVDVGETLLGFTRHKGDETLLCVFNLTAEAQTVNLPLTIESDLQGHGFNTQRDGDVLTLPGYQAAFMRVAHNR comes from the coding sequence ATGTCAACGATGGACTCTACGATGCAAGACGCCACAACTGGCCAGGACAATACAACAGAGCAGAACAACACACTCTGGTGGCGCGGCGGCGTTATTTACCAGATCTACCCGCGCAGCTTTATGGATAGCCACGGCGACGGCATTGGCGATCTTAACGGTATTACTCAAAAACTCGATTACGTGGCGTCTCTGAAGGTGGACGGTATCTGGCTATCGCCGTTTTTCACCTCGCCGATGCTCGATTTTGGCTACGACATTAGCGACTACCGCGACGTCGACCCCATGTTCGGCACCCTGGAAGACTTTAAAGCGCTGCTGGCAAAAGCCCACTCGCTTGGCTTGAAGGTGATGATCGACCAGGTGATTAGCCACACCTCGGATCAACACGCCTGGTTTCAGGAGAGCCGCCAAAACCGCAGCAATCCCAAAGCCGACTGGTTTGTATGGGCCGACCCCAAGCCGGACGGCACGCCACCCAACAACTGGCTATCGATTTTCGGCGGCCCGGCGTGGACGTTTGATTCCCGTCGCCAGCAGTACTATATGCATAACTTTCTGACCAGCCAGCCGGACGTTAACTTCCATAACCCAGAAGCCCGTCAGGCGCAGTTGGATAATATGCGCTTCTGGCTGGAGCTGGGCGTGGACGGTTTCCGCTTGGATACCGTCAACTTCTACTTCCACGACGCCGAGCTGCGCGACAATCCGCCGGTGCCCAAGGGCGAAGCTAAAACCCTGGGCGCGCCGGATAGCAATCCCTACACTTGGCAGCGCCACGTCTACGACCTGAGCCGCCCCGAAAACCTCGACTTCTTGAAAGATCTGCGGGCGCTGATGGACGAATACCCCGGCACCACGACCGTGGGCGAAATTGGCGACGATAACCCGCTGGAGCGCATGGCCGAATACACTGCCGGTGGCGACAAGCTGCATATGGCCTACACCTTCGACCTGCTCAACACGCCCCACTCGGCGCGCTATATTCATGAAGTGCTGGAGCGCTTTCAGCGCCTGGCGGGCGATGCCTGGCCCTGCTGGGCAACCTCCAACCATGACGTGGTGCGCAGCGCCACCCGCTGGGGTGCTGGAGAAGACCCCACCGACTACCCTAAAGTGGCGCTGGCCATGCTTTGCTCGCTGCGCGGTAGCGTCTGTCTGTACCAAGGCGAAGAGCTGGGCCTGCCGGAAGCCGACGTGCCGTTTGAACGCATCCAAGACCCCTACGGCAAAGTGCTCTGGCCGGAATTCAAAGGCCGCGACGGTTGCCGCACGCCAATGCCTTGGAACGACAGCGAACATGGTGGTTTTTCCAGCGTTGAGCCTTGGCTACCCATGGAGGCCAGTCATCGGGATATGGCGGTCAGCCGCCAGCAGGATGATGCCAGCTCCACCTTGAATGCACTGCGCAACATGTTGACCTTCCGCCGCCAACACCCCGCGCTGTTCGACGGTGACTTAACGCTGGTCGATGTAGGTGAAACACTGCTGGGCTTTACCCGACACAAAGGGGATGAAACGCTGCTGTGCGTTTTCAACCTCACCGCCGAGGCCCAGACGGTTAACCTGCCACTAACGATTGAGAGCGATTTGCAGGGCCACGGTTTTAACACCCAGCGCGACGGCGACGTTTTAACGCTACCAGGGTATCAAGCAGCCTTTATGCGCGTTGCTCATAACCGTTAA